Proteins from one Rhinolophus ferrumequinum isolate MPI-CBG mRhiFer1 chromosome 15 unlocalized genomic scaffold, mRhiFer1_v1.p scaffold_54_arrow_ctg1_1, whole genome shotgun sequence genomic window:
- the PDXDC1 gene encoding pyridoxal-dependent decarboxylase domain-containing protein 1: protein MDASLEKGADPTLAEMGKNLKEAVKMLEDSQRRTEEENGKKLISGDIPGPLQGSGQDMVSILQLVQNLMHGDEDEEPQSARIQNIGEQGHIALLGHSLGAYISTLDKEKLRKLTTRILSDTTLWLCRIFRYENGCAYFHEEEREGLAKICRLAIHSRYEDFVVDGFNVLYNKKPVIYLSAAARPGLGQYLCNQLGLPFPCLSRVPCNTMFGSQHQMDIALLEKLIKDDVERGKLPLLLVANAGTAAVGHTDKIGRLKELCEQYGVWLHVEGVNLATLALGYVSSSVLAATKCDSMTLTPGPWLGLPAVPAVTLYKHDDPALTLVAGLTSNKPADKLRALPLWLSLQYLGLDGIVERIKHACQLSQRLQESLKKVNHIKILVEDELSSPVVVFRFFQELPGSDPVPKAVSPPNMAPSAIGRERNSCDALNRWLGEQLKQLVPASGLTVMDLEVEGMCLRFSPLMTAAGLGTRAEDVDQLVDCIRSRLPVLTCTLQLREEFKQEVTGTAGLLYVDDPNWPGIGVVRYEHANDDKSSLKSDPEGEKIHAGLLKKLNELESDLTFKMGPEYKSMKSCIYIGMASDDTDISELVETIAVTAREIEENSRLLENMTEVVRKGIQEAQVQLQKANEERLLEEGVLRQIPVVGSVLNWFSPVQPSQKGRTFNLTAGSLESTEHTYVYKAQGTGVTPPQTPSGTRTTLRLPGQKPFKRSLRGSDAVSETSSVSHTEDLEKMEQLSGRPEQAASGAHSPEPQPGVPSPQEAEQTGTVQDRAQRPEGDRPQVEEPENLR from the exons ATGGACGCGTCCCTCGAGAAG gGAGCAGACCCTACGTTAGCTGAAATGGGAAAAAACTTGAAGGAGGCTGTGAAGATGCTAGAGGACAGTCAGAG acgaacagaggaggaaaatggaaagaagctCATATCAGGGGATATTCCAGGGCCACTGCAAGGCAG CGGACAAGATATGGTGAGCATCCTCCAGTTAGTTCAGAATCTCATGCATGGAGACGAAGACGAGGAGCCTCAGAGCGCCCG AATCCAGAATATTGGAGAACAAGGTCATATAGCTTTGTTGGGGCATAGTCTGGGAGCTTATATTTCAACTCTGGACAAAGAGAAGCTGAGAAAACTTACAACTAGGATACTTTCAGACACTACCTTATGGCTGTGCAGAATTTTCAG GTATGAAAACGGCTGCGCTTATTTCCacgaagaagaaagagaaggacttGCCAAGATCTGTAGGCTTGCCATTCATTCTCGTTACGAAGACTTTGTAGTGGATGGATTCAATGTGTTATACAACAAGAAACCTGTTATATATCTTAGTGCTGCTGCTCGGCCTGGCCTGGGCCAGTACCTTTGTAACCAG CTTGGCTTGCCCTTCCCCTGCTTGTCTCGTGTGCCCTGTAACACTATGTTTGGATCCCAGCATCAGATG GATATTGCCCTCCTGGAGAAGCTGATTAAAGATGATGTGGAACGAGGAAAACTGCCCCTATTGCTTGTCGCAAATGCTG GAACTGCAGCCGTAGGGCACACAGATAAGATTGGGCGTTTGAAAGAACTCTGTGAGCAGTATGGCGTGTGGCTTCACGTGGAGGG TGTGAATCTGGCAACATTGGCTCTAGGTTATGTCTCCTCGTCAGTGCTG GCTGCAACCAAATGTGATAGCATGACGTTGACTCCGGGCCCGTGGCTGGGTTTGCCAGCTGTACCTGCAGTCACCCTTTATAAACACGACGATCCTGCCTTG ACTTTAGTTGCCGGCCTTACATCAAATAAGCCAGCAGACAAACTCCGTGCCCTGCCACTGTGGTTGTCATTACAATACTTGGGACTTGATGGGATTGTGGAGAGGATTAAGCATGCCTGCCAGCTG AGTCAACGGTTGCAGGAAAGTTTGAAGAAAGTGAACCACATCAAAATCTTG GTGGAAGATGAGCTCAGTTCCCCCGTAGTGGTGTTCAGATTTTTCCAGGAGTTACCAGGCTCAG ATCCGGTGCCTAAAGCTGTCTCGCCGCCCAACATGGCTCCTTCAGCCATCGGCCGTGAGAGAAACTCCTGCGATGCACTGAACCGCTGG CTGGGAGAACAGCTGAAACAGCTGGTGCCTGCGAGTGGTCTCACCGTCATGGACCTGGAGGTGGAGGGCATGTGCCTGCGCTTCAGCCCTCTGATGACAGCGGCAG GTCTCGGAACTCGGGCAGAGGATGTAGATCAGCTTGTGGACTGCATACGGAGCCGGCTGCCAGTCCTGACCTGTACACTGCAGCTGCGAGAGGAGTTTAAGCAGGAGGTGACAGGGACAGCGGGCCTCTTATACGTTGATGACCCTAACTGGCCTGGAATAGGGGTTGTCAG GTATGAACACGCAAACGATGATAAGAGCAGTTTGAAGTCAGATCCCGAAGGGGAAAAAATCCATGCTGGACtcctgaaaaagttaaacgaaCTGGAATCTGACCTTACATTTAAAATGG GCCCCGAGTATAAAAGTATGAAGAGCTGCATTTACATTGGCATGGCGAGTGACGACACAGATATTTCTGAACTAGTGGAGACCATTGCGGTCACAGCCCGAGAAATTGAGGAAAACTCAAGG CTTTTGGAAAACATGACAGAAGTGGTTCGGAAAGGAATTCAGGAAGCTCAGGTGCAACTGCAGAAGGCCAATGAGGAGCGCCTGCTGGAGGAG GGGGTGTTACGGCAGATCCCTGTAGTAGGATCCGTGCTGAATTGGTTTTCTCCGGTCCAGCCTTCACAGAAGGGAAGAACTTTTAACCTGACAGCAG GCTCTCTGGAGTCCACAGAACACACATACGTCTACAAAGCACAAGGGACAGGAGTAACCCCGCCTCAGACCCCCTCAGGCACTCGCACGACACTGAGACTTCCAG GCCAGAAGCCTTTTAAAAGGTCTCTGAGAGGTTCAGATGCTGTCAGCGAGACAAGCTCAGTCAGTCACACTGAAGACTTAGAAAAGATGGAGCAGCTGTCCGGCAGGCCGGAGCAGGCGGCCTCGGGGGCTCACAGCCCTGAGCCACAGCCAGGGGTTCCCAGCCCCCAGGAGGCCGAGCAGACTGGAACCGTCCAGGACCGGGCCCAGCGCCCAGAAGGTGACCGCCCACAGGTGGAAGAACCCGAAAACTTAAGATAA